From the Myripristis murdjan chromosome 14, fMyrMur1.1, whole genome shotgun sequence genome, one window contains:
- the nccrp1 gene encoding F-box only protein 50 — protein sequence MSAAEWKKKCEAEWGLQGAALPDRLDWKSVYEAKPLGRNLLRNPAPHGLSKDTPPPEPELTGVPRDEPPRSVPEGDFTGWTTSSEILPEDSSGIPAGVVVCYLPQYSWFSMEQLVDLKAEGLWEELLDDFQPDIVIQDWYEESQVHESIYQLHVKLLGADKSTVISEHSVSPTEDLSTYSHTWKEVSHVFSGYGPGVRYVHFLHRLKNKFMVEFFPTLFTGSSVIVRPTRSNH from the exons ATGTCCGCCGCTGAGTGGAAGAAGAAATGCGAGGCTGAGTGGGGCTTGCAGGGCGCAGCGCTGCCCGACAGGCTGGACTGGAAGTCCGTGTACGAGGCCAAGCCGCTCGGGAGAAATTTGCTGAGGAACCCTGCGCCTCACG GGTTGAGTAAAGACACCCCCCCTCCTGAACCCGAGCTGACCGGGGTGCCCAGAGATGAACCTCCTCGTTCTGTACCTGAAG GCGACTTCACCGGCTGGACCACGAGCAGCGAGATCCTCCCCGAAGACTCCAGCGGCATACCAGCAGGCGTTGTTGTCTGCTATTTGCCCCAGTACAG CTGGTTCTCCATGGAGCAGCTTGTGGACCTGAAGGCCGAGGGACTGTGGGAAGAGCTGCTGGATGATTTTCAGCCTGACATCGTCATCCAGGACTG GTATGAGGAGAGTCAGGTGCACGAGTCCATCTACCAGCTGCATGTGAAGCTGCTGGGCGCTGACAAAAGCACGGTGATCTCAGAGCACAGCGTCAGCCCCACCGAGGATCTCAGCACTTACTCACACACCTGGAAGGAG GTGTCACACGTGTTCTCCGGCTACGGCCCCGGCGTGAGATACGTCCACTTCCTGCACCGGCTGAAGAACAAGTTCATGGTGGAGTTCTTCCCCACGCTCTTCACCGGCAGCTCAGTGATCGTCAGACCAACCAGATCCAACCACTAG